One window from the genome of Pseudomonas fluorescens encodes:
- the nrdR gene encoding transcriptional regulator NrdR, which produces MHCPFCGANDTKVIDSRLVAEGEQVRRRRECLACGERFTTFETAELVLPRLIKTDGSRQPFDEEKLRAGMQRALEKRPVSVERLEAALVHIKHKLRATGEREVKSLVVGELVMAELQKLDEVAYIRFASVYRRFQDLNEFREEIDRLAREPVKE; this is translated from the coding sequence ATGCACTGTCCCTTCTGCGGTGCCAACGACACCAAGGTCATCGACTCGCGACTGGTCGCCGAGGGCGAACAAGTCCGCCGCCGCCGCGAATGCCTGGCTTGCGGCGAGCGTTTCACGACGTTCGAGACCGCTGAACTGGTGTTGCCGCGCCTGATCAAAACCGACGGCAGCCGCCAGCCGTTCGACGAAGAAAAACTGCGCGCCGGCATGCAGCGCGCCCTGGAAAAACGCCCGGTGAGCGTCGAGCGCCTGGAAGCGGCGCTGGTGCACATCAAGCACAAGCTGCGGGCGACCGGCGAGCGCGAGGTCAAGTCCCTGGTGGTCGGAGAGTTGGTGATGGCCGAGCTGCAGAAGCTCGACGAAGTCGCCTACATTCGTTTCGCCTCGGTATACCGGCGCTTCCAGGACCTGAACGAATTCCGTGAAGAAATCGACCGCCTG
- the trxA gene encoding thioredoxin, whose amino-acid sequence MTQETPYIFDATTADFDQSVIANSFHKPVLVDFWAEWCAPCKALMPMLQTIAESYQGELLLAKVNCDIEQDIVARFGIRSLPTVVLFKDGQPVDGFAGAQPESAVRTMLEPHVQMPPPAAADPFEQAQALFDDGRFADAEAVLTVLLGEDNTNAKALILYARCLTERGELDEAQTVLDAVKSDEHKAALAGAKAQIQFLGLAKHLPDAADLKARLAKDPQDDEAVYQLAIQQLARQQYEAALDALLKLFVRNRSYSEGLPHKTLLQVFELLGNDHPLVTTYRRKLFAALY is encoded by the coding sequence ATGACTCAGGAAACGCCCTACATCTTCGACGCCACCACGGCCGATTTCGACCAATCGGTGATCGCGAACTCTTTCCACAAACCGGTACTGGTGGATTTCTGGGCCGAGTGGTGTGCGCCGTGCAAGGCTCTGATGCCAATGCTGCAAACCATTGCCGAGAGCTATCAAGGCGAATTGCTGCTGGCCAAGGTCAACTGCGACATCGAGCAGGACATTGTGGCCCGCTTCGGCATTCGCAGCCTGCCGACGGTGGTGTTGTTCAAGGACGGTCAGCCCGTTGATGGCTTTGCCGGTGCCCAGCCGGAATCGGCGGTACGCACGATGCTCGAACCCCATGTGCAGATGCCACCGCCGGCCGCCGCCGACCCGTTCGAACAGGCCCAGGCGCTGTTCGACGACGGTCGTTTCGCCGACGCCGAAGCCGTGCTCACCGTCTTGCTGGGTGAAGACAACACCAACGCCAAGGCCCTGATCCTGTATGCCCGCTGCCTGACCGAGCGTGGCGAGCTGGACGAAGCGCAGACGGTGCTCGACGCGGTGAAAAGCGATGAGCACAAGGCCGCCCTCGCCGGTGCCAAGGCGCAGATCCAGTTCCTCGGCCTGGCCAAGCACCTGCCGGACGCCGCCGATCTCAAGGCGCGCCTGGCGAAAGACCCGCAAGACGACGAAGCGGTGTACCAACTGGCGATCCAGCAACTGGCGCGCCAACAGTACGAAGCGGCCCTGGATGCGCTGCTCAAGCTGTTCGTGCGTAACCGCAGCTACAGCGAAGGCCTGCCCCACAAGACCTTGCTGCAAGTGTTCGAACTGCTGGGCAACGATCACCCGCTGGTGACGACCTATCGCCGCAAGCTGTTCGCGGCGTTGTATTGA
- a CDS encoding YbaY family lipoprotein, which yields MPLRSLVLLSFFSLLMACSSDAPKPAAPAPAPAPKQAQEKARQATELGPLPAYQRELSGTLQGVPAGAEVELALLVIDDKDRPQQLLASSSLIGTNQALPFRLRFNPEAFPVGARVELRGRASQSGQLILHLPEQRISQPTTQALGTLQFVKAP from the coding sequence ATGCCGCTACGATCGCTCGTTTTGCTCAGTTTTTTCAGCCTGCTGATGGCGTGCAGCAGCGATGCCCCCAAGCCCGCCGCTCCCGCTCCGGCCCCCGCGCCGAAACAGGCCCAGGAAAAGGCCCGGCAGGCCACCGAGCTGGGACCGCTGCCGGCGTACCAGCGCGAGTTGAGCGGCACCCTGCAAGGCGTGCCGGCCGGAGCCGAAGTGGAACTGGCGCTGCTGGTGATCGACGACAAGGACCGTCCACAACAACTGCTTGCCAGTTCCAGCCTGATCGGCACCAACCAGGCCCTGCCCTTCCGCTTGCGCTTCAACCCGGAAGCCTTCCCGGTGGGCGCCCGCGTGGAACTGCGTGGCCGCGCCAGCCAGTCCGGCCAGTTGATCCTGCACTTGCCGGAACAACGCATCAGCCAACCGACCACCCAGGCGTTGGGCACCCTGCAATTCGTCAAAGCGCCATGA
- a CDS encoding class I SAM-dependent methyltransferase, whose product MSAPQYLQRALSELLGDARLVACPLPGADLKLWLIDGDNMDRAFSPEETRRILHEPPYWSFCWASGLAMARYLAEQPQWVEGKRVLDFGAGSGVAGIAAIKAGALEVVACDLDPLAIAACQANAALNDVKLGYSTDFFAEADRFDLILVADVLYDRANLPLLDQFLSRGREALVADSRVRDFQHPLYRRIEMLQAMTLPDLAEPEEFRHVSLYHARR is encoded by the coding sequence ATGAGTGCACCGCAATACCTGCAACGGGCGTTGAGTGAATTGCTTGGCGACGCGCGCCTGGTGGCTTGCCCGCTACCCGGCGCTGACTTGAAGTTGTGGCTGATCGACGGCGACAACATGGACCGCGCCTTCAGCCCGGAAGAAACCCGGCGCATTCTCCACGAGCCGCCCTATTGGAGTTTCTGCTGGGCCAGCGGCTTGGCGATGGCCCGCTACCTCGCCGAGCAGCCGCAGTGGGTCGAAGGCAAGCGGGTGCTGGACTTTGGGGCCGGTTCCGGCGTGGCGGGCATCGCAGCGATCAAGGCTGGGGCGCTGGAGGTGGTGGCCTGCGACCTCGACCCACTGGCGATTGCCGCCTGTCAGGCCAATGCTGCGCTCAATGACGTGAAGTTGGGTTATTCGACAGACTTTTTCGCCGAAGCTGATCGCTTCGACCTGATCCTGGTCGCCGACGTGCTCTACGACCGGGCCAACCTGCCGCTGCTCGACCAGTTCCTCAGCCGTGGTCGCGAGGCGTTGGTGGCCGATTCCCGGGTGCGGGATTTCCAGCATCCGCTGTACCGGCGCATCGAAATGCTCCAGGCCATGACCCTGCCGGACCTGGCCGAGCCGGAAGAGTTTCGGCATGTGAGCCTGTACCACGCGCGGCGCTGA